A single Acetivibrio cellulolyticus CD2 DNA region contains:
- a CDS encoding acyl carrier protein, with translation MDYNEVYEKTKALIVDYLKINSSELKPETNLVNDLFADSIALVELGFQFSETFNIPMIEAKPELFVMKDLVSHIFNVLSE, from the coding sequence ATGGATTACAATGAAGTTTATGAAAAAACAAAGGCATTGATTGTTGATTATTTAAAGATTAACAGCAGTGAGCTAAAACCTGAAACAAATCTGGTAAATGATTTGTTTGCTGACTCTATTGCATTGGTAGAATTGGGATTTCAGTTTTCTGAAACCTTCAATATACCTATGATTGAGGCAAAACCGGAACTGTTTGTTATGAAAGATCTAGTCAGCCATATTTTTAATGTATTAAGTGAATAG
- a CDS encoding class I SAM-dependent methyltransferase — protein MSFKPLVTILREVVCKQYFERMPEPETIMTGEKVQAFDAEGNPDGTMAAPHLYIISQVSRTISGCKRVLDLGCGSGQLLCQVAEINPEIHFTGVDLSEEMLKRAKIRAESMNLSNVEFIKQDFTEVQGLQDKRIDGIMCVYALHHLNDLQSLKKFFKAVNSLVNQDTSIFIFDFCRLHSEKSIDFFVEYRGGERPLSREDFRNSLKAAFSLNEFKMLLDEELQRKVDFFSTRVMKFCLMIKTKEKFISEEKLDKIDQKLSLLSQRNQKIYNNAFCKQICKIG, from the coding sequence ATGTCATTTAAACCCCTTGTTACAATATTGAGGGAAGTTGTTTGTAAACAATATTTTGAGAGAATGCCGGAACCTGAAACTATTATGACAGGAGAAAAAGTTCAGGCCTTTGATGCAGAAGGAAATCCTGATGGTACAATGGCAGCACCGCATTTATATATTATATCCCAGGTATCAAGAACAATTTCGGGCTGCAAACGTGTATTAGACCTTGGTTGTGGCTCCGGACAGCTTTTATGCCAAGTAGCTGAAATTAACCCGGAAATTCATTTTACAGGAGTCGATCTATCGGAGGAAATGCTTAAAAGAGCAAAGATAAGAGCAGAAAGCATGAATTTGTCTAATGTTGAATTCATCAAACAAGATTTTACGGAAGTGCAAGGTCTGCAAGATAAACGAATTGATGGAATTATGTGTGTATATGCTTTACATCACCTGAATGACCTTCAATCCTTGAAAAAATTTTTTAAGGCTGTTAATAGTTTGGTAAATCAGGATACTTCAATTTTTATTTTTGACTTTTGCAGGTTGCATTCCGAAAAATCAATTGATTTCTTTGTTGAATATCGTGGTGGAGAACGGCCGCTTAGTCGTGAAGATTTTCGTAATTCTCTTAAAGCAGCTTTTTCATTAAATGAATTTAAAATGTTGCTGGATGAAGAACTTCAGCGAAAAGTAGATTTTTTTTCTACTCGAGTCATGAAGTTTTGTTTGATGATAAAAACTAAAGAAAAATTTATTTCTGAAGAAAAGCTAGATAAAATTGATCAGAAATTATCTTTGCTTTCGCAAAGAAATCAGAAGATCTATAATAATGCATTTTGTAAACAAATTTGTAAAATAGGTTAA
- a CDS encoding 3-oxoacyl-ACP synthase III family protein, with protein sequence MSSLYCNFPKRSKKCFDRHCKILASSSFIPSKIVSNDEIIQKFNFPFKSSAIFKSLGVETRHVAEEHMADSDVLKESSQKCLDKIGLSPEKLSRLIVNKYYGDNLLPMTASNLLKKLGSRVAVHSFDIDGGVSAFLYSVDVISRFINTGDDYILLASGGVNARLMNKHDPKVAFLFGDASASLLFGYSEEKHILASYFYTNPQYYDLALAKADPFAMDADSNLILDEQNSITFDSYHLGDLKIAEDLYIKATREISDNLLDESGLDMDDIDLVLVTENSRQIWELTLEALGGVSEDKSISVLKNYGNTMTAMLPLLIDVGFETGRIQPEMHIMLISHGEGINGGGLIYKV encoded by the coding sequence ATGAGTAGTTTATATTGTAATTTTCCCAAGCGCTCTAAAAAGTGCTTTGACCGACATTGTAAGATACTGGCAAGTTCATCATTCATTCCATCAAAGATAGTATCAAACGACGAAATAATTCAAAAGTTCAATTTTCCATTCAAAAGTTCAGCAATTTTTAAATCATTAGGTGTTGAAACACGCCATGTTGCAGAAGAACATATGGCTGATAGTGATGTTTTAAAGGAATCTTCCCAAAAGTGTCTCGATAAAATCGGTCTATCTCCGGAGAAGCTTTCTAGATTGATTGTGAATAAGTATTATGGAGATAATCTTCTTCCAATGACAGCGAGTAACTTGCTCAAAAAACTTGGAAGCAGAGTTGCTGTTCATTCTTTTGATATTGACGGGGGAGTTTCTGCATTTTTATATTCAGTAGATGTTATATCAAGGTTTATTAATACAGGAGATGATTATATACTCCTTGCTTCGGGGGGAGTAAATGCAAGATTAATGAATAAACATGATCCCAAAGTGGCTTTCCTTTTTGGAGATGCCTCAGCATCATTACTCTTTGGCTATTCAGAAGAAAAACATATCTTAGCATCTTATTTCTATACAAACCCACAATACTATGATTTAGCTCTGGCAAAAGCGGATCCGTTTGCTATGGATGCAGATTCCAATCTAATTTTAGATGAACAAAATTCAATAACTTTTGATTCTTATCATTTGGGAGACTTGAAAATTGCCGAAGATTTATACATAAAGGCTACAAGGGAGATATCTGATAATCTTCTTGATGAAAGCGGTCTTGATATGGATGATATTGATCTTGTATTGGTTACTGAAAATAGCAGGCAGATATGGGAATTAACTTTGGAAGCTTTAGGAGGAGTTAGTGAGGATAAAAGTATTTCAGTTCTTAAAAACTATGGTAATACAATGACTGCGATGCTTCCGTTACTGATTGACGTTGGTTTTGAAACTGGCAGAATACAACCTGAAATGCACATTATGCTGATTTCACATGGAGAAGGTATTAATGGCGGAGGGTTGATATATAAAGTTTAA
- a CDS encoding aspartate aminotransferase family protein produces the protein MDTNELMEKANKSILYTSKKPDIIMQKGKGMYLWDTEGKKYLDFMGGWAVTCLGHCPDVMKEALINQGSELINASPAFYNTPLIKFADLLIQISAFDRVFFTSTGAEANEGAIKLARKYGAKKLNGAYEIITTINGFHGRTLATMSATGKKVWEKLYAPKIPGFIHVPFNDIDAVKKAINKNTCAVMLEPIQGEGGVNVANVEYIKELRSLCDQNGVLLIFDEIQTGIGRTGKMFAYEHYDIVPDIMTLAKGIGGGYPLAAMLTREELNIFEPGDQGGTYTNQPLGMAVGYAVVKEILGKNILENVNIQGDYIVEGLNGIKNEFGFKDIRGKGLLIAVDLPCDNAVQVVNECLEDGLLLNAPKPHTLRIMPPLIVSKEDTDEMLKILNGVLKKVAG, from the coding sequence ATGGACACTAACGAGCTTATGGAAAAAGCAAATAAATCAATACTTTATACAAGTAAAAAGCCGGACATCATTATGCAAAAGGGCAAAGGTATGTACCTATGGGACACGGAAGGAAAGAAGTACCTGGACTTTATGGGTGGATGGGCTGTCACATGCCTGGGACATTGTCCTGACGTGATGAAGGAGGCATTGATAAACCAAGGCAGTGAACTTATCAACGCAAGTCCGGCGTTTTACAACACACCATTGATCAAGTTCGCAGATTTACTTATACAGATATCAGCTTTTGACAGGGTATTCTTTACAAGTACCGGGGCAGAAGCAAATGAAGGGGCTATTAAACTTGCAAGAAAATATGGTGCAAAAAAGCTGAATGGAGCCTATGAGATAATCACAACTATAAATGGATTTCACGGAAGGACCTTGGCTACAATGTCGGCAACAGGGAAAAAGGTATGGGAAAAGCTTTATGCACCTAAGATACCAGGTTTTATTCATGTACCGTTTAACGATATTGATGCAGTAAAAAAGGCTATAAATAAGAATACATGTGCAGTTATGCTGGAGCCAATCCAAGGTGAAGGCGGAGTGAATGTAGCTAATGTAGAATATATAAAGGAATTGCGTTCTCTATGCGACCAAAATGGGGTACTTTTAATATTTGATGAAATTCAAACGGGCATTGGAAGAACCGGAAAGATGTTTGCGTATGAGCATTATGATATTGTACCTGATATTATGACACTTGCAAAAGGCATTGGGGGAGGTTATCCTCTAGCTGCAATGCTTACAAGGGAAGAGCTTAATATTTTTGAGCCTGGTGATCAAGGCGGAACTTATACAAATCAGCCTCTTGGCATGGCAGTAGGTTATGCAGTGGTAAAAGAAATTCTTGGTAAGAATATACTGGAAAATGTAAATATTCAGGGTGATTATATTGTGGAAGGTCTTAATGGGATAAAGAATGAATTTGGTTTTAAAGATATAAGGGGAAAGGGGCTTTTGATTGCAGTTGACTTGCCTTGTGATAATGCTGTGCAGGTAGTTAATGAATGTCTTGAAGATGGGCTTTTACTAAATGCTCCAAAGCCCCATACTTTGAGGATTATGCCTCCTTTAATTGTTTCGAAGGAAGATACGGATGAAATGCTGAAGATTTTAAATGGGGTTCTAAAGAAAGTCGCTGGATGA
- a CDS encoding ABC transporter permease subunit, whose product MSGKKLKNKKKVFSWEKKNPYLLLIPAFIAIFLLQVLPFMEAIYMSFLSVKGNTLRKFFKTFTAPFVGLQNYLFVITGSNGTLTDSFHTSISKTVAYVIIANILTLIVALIIALALNRKFKFSGLARSLLLLPFIMPGFVIETAWLTLLSRNDGLVNQVIVDLFHLVPDKIQWFSGNRAFWVVILITVWHYFPLFALFMLSGLQNIPKDYYEAAEIDGAGHFKKFTNITLPLLRPVLAILIFLGTIINTYDSYKVLGTEFYNEAGWYFIMDYFRYTYFTPWFYGNGSAGTIMVMICVIAVIALWYLFFRKDFNSATIDSVVSKSEKRKSMLLDKIGEFFDGISCCVLRFFESINTKLGITNKASAIKNFITSKVGYLWLVFWPMLLIFGYRHLTSNIGREGLWYDESYSAAIIKHSFTDIINITAGDSHPPLYFMMLKVFSMVFGNSESSLRLLSAIGVLALALLGAGPVKRVFDKFTGVIFALLVTIIPMSLSIGQDTRMYTWAAFFVTGSVLYGYLSAKEGKKTDFIMLALFSIASAYIHYYALLAVTIANVILFIYFLKTSNKKKLFVYLISSGAAVACYIPWVLALVSQISRVSKDFWIQSVDGNTIWHALLFPFEAKFDSGMPFVVPSFIGAFIFIVAGVWSTFRNKDKKGALAVYSISVYVLTLVTAVIVSNLVRPIFVTRYIFPVVGLFLLPVAYGITRMKYKDFSIFAVAILLMFSLVPYSNINKNYYNGPIKELKYYMDENIKPNDVFVHYDEHTFGIFSYYYPQYKHFLCLEKGVAGYSGYKAFEPSGVTGSDVSSFIKGHDNIWLIGRIGGGNKSGIYSCFNSGILSYKDNDKIIKVENSGFVYTARRVYQGNGEANNPCSKGSIKVSIGGINTKPGSIVVKLFNKDVPIVNEKTGDIIEDNVYITKTVEAANGKAELVLEDMPMGEYCAIAFHDENNNGKHDWNIDDKNNYEGYGITGYLNGMPSFDTGRFTLDYFETETFIQLYYPQDYSSY is encoded by the coding sequence ATGAGTGGCAAAAAGCTTAAAAATAAAAAAAAGGTTTTTAGTTGGGAGAAGAAGAATCCATATTTATTATTGATTCCAGCATTTATAGCTATTTTTTTACTGCAGGTTCTTCCATTTATGGAAGCTATATATATGTCATTTCTTAGTGTAAAAGGTAACACACTAAGAAAATTTTTTAAAACCTTCACAGCTCCATTTGTTGGCTTGCAGAATTATTTGTTTGTAATTACCGGATCGAACGGTACTCTGACAGATTCTTTCCATACATCTATTTCTAAAACGGTTGCATATGTAATTATTGCCAATATCCTTACGTTGATAGTTGCTCTTATTATAGCACTTGCTTTAAACAGAAAATTTAAATTCAGTGGTTTAGCAAGAAGCCTTTTACTTCTTCCGTTTATAATGCCGGGTTTTGTAATAGAGACAGCTTGGCTTACTTTGCTTTCAAGGAATGATGGACTTGTTAATCAGGTTATTGTAGACTTATTTCATCTGGTTCCAGATAAAATACAGTGGTTTTCAGGCAACAGAGCATTTTGGGTAGTTATACTCATTACAGTCTGGCATTACTTTCCGCTGTTTGCTCTTTTCATGCTCTCAGGCCTTCAAAATATACCGAAAGATTACTATGAGGCTGCAGAAATTGATGGAGCCGGGCATTTTAAGAAGTTTACCAATATAACTCTGCCTTTATTAAGACCGGTACTGGCAATACTTATTTTCCTTGGAACAATTATAAATACATATGACTCATATAAGGTACTAGGAACCGAATTTTACAATGAAGCAGGCTGGTACTTTATCATGGATTATTTTAGGTATACTTATTTTACTCCGTGGTTTTATGGAAATGGAAGTGCCGGTACAATAATGGTTATGATTTGCGTAATTGCAGTAATTGCATTATGGTATTTATTTTTTAGAAAAGATTTTAATTCAGCTACAATAGATAGTGTTGTTAGCAAAAGTGAGAAAAGGAAGAGCATGCTTTTAGATAAAATTGGTGAATTCTTTGATGGGATTAGTTGCTGTGTATTAAGATTCTTTGAGAGTATAAATACAAAACTTGGAATTACCAATAAAGCAAGTGCTATTAAAAACTTTATTACATCGAAGGTTGGTTACCTTTGGCTGGTATTTTGGCCTATGTTGCTGATATTTGGTTATAGACACTTAACTTCAAATATTGGCCGCGAAGGTCTGTGGTATGATGAGTCGTACTCTGCTGCAATTATAAAGCATTCATTTACTGATATTATAAATATAACTGCCGGAGATAGTCATCCGCCGTTATATTTTATGATGCTTAAAGTCTTCAGTATGGTGTTTGGAAATTCTGAGAGCTCCTTAAGGCTATTATCTGCAATTGGAGTACTAGCACTTGCACTTTTAGGTGCAGGTCCTGTAAAAAGAGTTTTTGACAAATTTACCGGTGTAATATTTGCTTTACTTGTCACTATTATTCCTATGAGTCTATCAATAGGGCAGGATACAAGAATGTATACATGGGCTGCTTTCTTTGTTACAGGTTCAGTCCTATATGGGTATTTATCCGCCAAAGAAGGCAAAAAAACAGATTTTATCATGCTGGCACTCTTTTCAATTGCGTCAGCTTATATTCATTATTATGCTTTATTGGCAGTTACTATAGCCAATGTAATACTGTTTATTTACTTTCTCAAGACTTCAAATAAAAAGAAGTTATTCGTATATTTAATTTCCTCCGGGGCAGCAGTTGCGTGCTATATTCCGTGGGTATTAGCTTTGGTTTCACAAATTTCAAGAGTATCAAAGGATTTCTGGATACAATCAGTAGATGGAAATACTATATGGCACGCTTTACTATTTCCTTTTGAAGCAAAGTTCGATTCAGGTATGCCTTTTGTAGTTCCTTCTTTTATAGGAGCATTTATATTTATTGTGGCAGGAGTGTGGTCCACATTTAGAAATAAGGACAAAAAAGGTGCTTTGGCAGTGTATTCAATATCGGTTTATGTATTGACACTTGTTACAGCAGTCATTGTATCTAACCTGGTAAGACCTATATTTGTTACAAGATACATATTCCCGGTGGTAGGATTATTCTTGCTTCCAGTAGCTTATGGAATTACGAGAATGAAATACAAGGATTTTTCAATATTTGCAGTTGCTATTTTACTCATGTTTTCATTGGTACCTTATAGTAATATAAATAAGAACTATTATAATGGGCCTATTAAGGAATTAAAATACTATATGGACGAAAATATTAAGCCTAATGATGTTTTTGTCCATTATGATGAACATACCTTTGGAATCTTCTCATACTATTATCCTCAGTACAAACATTTCCTATGCTTGGAGAAAGGTGTAGCCGGCTATAGTGGTTATAAAGCTTTTGAGCCATCAGGGGTTACTGGATCGGATGTCAGCTCATTTATTAAAGGACATGACAATATCTGGCTTATTGGAAGGATAGGGGGAGGAAATAAGAGTGGCATATATTCATGCTTTAATTCAGGCATTTTAAGCTATAAGGATAATGATAAGATTATAAAGGTAGAAAACTCAGGATTTGTGTATACGGCAAGAAGAGTTTACCAAGGAAATGGGGAAGCCAATAACCCTTGTTCAAAGGGAAGTATCAAAGTTTCAATTGGCGGTATAAATACTAAGCCTGGTTCTATTGTAGTAAAATTATTTAATAAGGATGTTCCTATTGTTAATGAAAAGACTGGAGATATTATAGAAGATAATGTCTATATTACTAAAACAGTTGAAGCTGCCAATGGTAAAGCTGAATTAGTCTTGGAAGATATGCCGATGGGCGAATATTGTGCTATTGCATTCCATGACGAAAATAATAATGGTAAACACGATTGGAATATTGATGACAAGAATAATTATGAAGGCTACGGAATCACTGGTTATCTAAATGGCATGCCAAGCTTTGATACAGGAAGGTTTACTCTGGACTATTTTGAAACGGAAACCTTTATCCAATTGTATTATCCTCAGGATTACAGCAGCTATTGA